Below is a window of Mycolicibacterium chitae DNA.
CCCGGAGACCTCGCGGAACAAGAAGGGCAGCGTGTGGATCCTGTCGCTGGACGGCGAAAAGCTCATCGCCGCCGACCATGTCGAGAGTCCGCTGGCACTTCGCTGAGAGTTCCCTGCACACACGAATACGCCGCGGGAGCCGAACTCCCGCGGCGCATTCAGTGGTGCTGCCGCCCTACTTGCGACCCTTCTTGGCCGGCGCCTTACGCGCCGGAGCCTTGGTCGCGGCCTTGCGGGCGGGTGCCTTCTTGGCGACGGCCTTCTTGGCCGGTGCGGCCTTCTTGGCGGCGGTCTTGCGGGCCGGTGCCGCCTTCTTGACCGCAGCCTTCTTGGCCGGTGCCGCCTTCTTGGCAGCGGTCTTCTTGGCCGGGGTGGCCTTCTTGACCGCAGCCTTCTTGGCCGGTGCCGCCTTCTTGGCGGCGGTCTTCTTGGCGGCTACCTTCTTGGCCGGTGCGGCCTTCTTGGCGGCCGTCTTCTTCGCGGCCTTCTTGGCCGCCGTCTTCTTGGCGGGGCCCGCCACGACGCCACGCTTGACTGCCGGACCGTCGGCCGGGAGCTTTTGTGCGCCAGAGACAACCGCCTTGAATTGCGCCCCCGGGCGGAACGCCGGAACCGAGGTCGGCTTCACCTTCACCGTCTCACCAGTGCGGGGATTGCGCGCAACCCGGGCGGCGCGCCTGCGCTGCTCGAATACGCCGAAGCCGGTGATCGTCACGCTGTCGCCCTTGTGCACGGCGCGCACAATGGTGTCGACGACATGCTCCACCGCGGCGGTGGCCTGACGACGGTCCGAGCCCAGTTTCTCCGTGAGTACGTCGATGAGCTCTGCTTTGTTCATCCAAAAACCTCCGAAACCAGTGGCCCTCTTTGGACCGACTAGTGGACACGGTAAACCCTGCTATGCCTGATTTCCAAGAGCCACGCGCGGTTTCAGGTAATGCCAGCGAACTTTTTTTCAATCCGATTGGGGCCCTAGGCCTCATGGCGGGGCGCCGCAGAAGTCCATTCAGCTGGCGTCAATTCGGAAGTTTCGACAGGCTCAGGGGGCCGGCAGGGTCTTCGGCTTCCAACTCGGGCGCGCCGCCTCGTAGGCCGTGATCGAATCTTGTTTCCGCAGCGTAAGGCCTATATCGTCGAGCCCCTCGAGCAGCCGCCAGGCGGTGTAATCGTCAATGTTGAACGGCACCACCGCCGTTCCGGCGACGATATTTCGATCTTGAAGATTGACAGTGATTTCCAGCCCCGGGCTCTGCTCGATGAGCTTCCACAGCAGTTCCACATCATCGGCAGAAACTTGTGCGGCCAACAGACCGGCCTTTCCGGCATTGCCCCGGAAAATGTCGGCGAAGCGGGGCGAGATGACCACCCGGAAGCCGAAGTCCATGAGTGCCCACACGGCGTGCTCGCGTGAGGATCCGGTGCCGAAATCCGGTCCGGCGACCAACACCGAGCCCCGATCGAAGGGACTCAGATTCAATACAAAGCTCGGATCCTTGCGCCATTCGGCGAACAATCCGTCCTCGAAACCCGTTCGGGTGACGCGCTTCAGGTAGACCGCCGGAATGATCTGATCGGTGTCGACATTGGCCCGTCGCAGCGGAACTCCGATGCCGGTGTGGGTGTCAAAGGCTTCCATCTTTTATCCGCTCCAGTCTTCTAGTTCAGATCGTCCGGCGAGGACAGCGTGCCGCGCACCGCCGTTGCGGCGGCCACCACCGGGGATACCAGGTGAGTTCGGCCACCTTTGCCCTGTCGCCCTTCGAAGTTGCGGTTCGACGTCGAGGCGCAGCGCTGCCCGGGCGAGAGCTGATCCGGGTTCATGCCCAGACACATCGAGCAGCCCGCCTGCCGCCACTCGGCGCCGGCGGCCACGAAAACCTCGCCGAGGCCTTCGGCTTCGGCCTGCGCGCGCACCCGCATCGAACCGGGCACCACCAGCATCCGGACCCCGTCGGCGACCTTGCGGCCGCGCAGCACCTCGGCCGTCGCCCGCAGATCCTCGATGCGGCCGTTGGTGCACGACCCGACGAACACCGTGTCGACCGCGATCTCGCGCATCGGCGTGCCAGGCGTCAAATCCATGTACGTCAGCGCCTTCTCGGCGGACTGCTTGGCCGCGTCGTCGGTCATCATCTCCGGATCGGGCACCGTCGCCGACAGCGGAACGCCCTGCCCCGGATTGGTGCCCCAGGTGACGAACGGGCTCAGGGCAGCCGCGTCGATGTAGACCTCGGTGTCGAACTCGGCGCCCTCGTCGGTGCGCAACTGATCCCAGGCGGCCACCGCTGCATCCCAATCGGCACCCTTCGGCGCGTGCGGCCGGCCCTTCAGGAACTCGTAGGTGGTCTGGTCCGGGGCGACCATGCCGGCGCGGGCACCCGCCTCGATGCTCATGTTGCACACCGTCATCCGGCCCTCCATCGACAGCGCCTCGATGGCGCTGCCGCGGTACTCGATGACGTGGCCCTGTCCCCCGCCGGTGCCGATCTTGGCGATCACGGCCAGGATGATGTCCTTGGCCGTCACGCCGGCCGGCAGGGTGCCGTCGACGTTGACCGCCATGGTCTTGAAGGGCTTGAGCGGCAACGTCTGGGTGGCCAGCACGTGCTCGACCTCGGAAGTCCCGATGCCCATGGCCAGCGCGCCGAACGCGCCGTGCGTGGAGGTGTGGCTGTCCCCGCACACCACCGTCGTGCCCGGCTGGGTCAGGCCCAGCTGCGGTCCGATGATGTGCACGATGCCCTGTTCGACATCGCCCATGGGGTGCAGCCGGATGCCGAATTCCTCGCAGTTGCGCCGCAGCGTCTCGACCTGCGTGCGCGAGACCGGGTCGGCGATCGGCTTGTCGATGTCCACGGTCGGGACGTTGTGATCCTCGGTGGCGATCGTGAGATCGGGGCGACGCACCGGGCGGCCGGCCAGGCGCAGACCGTCGAACGCCTGCGGGCTGGTCACCTCGTGGACGAGGTGCAGGTCGATGTAGATCAAGTCGGGTTCGCCGTCGCCGGAGGCGACGACATGGTCCGCCCAGACCTTCTCGGCCATGGTGCGCGGAACAGAATTGGTGGCCATCACATCTCGATTCCCCCGCGGTGCCGATCGGGCTGGCAATCTCAGCATGCGGGACGTTAGTATCTCTCTGTGAGACAGGATAGCGGCATTGGCGTTCTGGACAAAGCCGTCGGCGTGCTTCATTCCATCGCGGATTCCCCGTGCGGCCTCGCCGAGCTGTGTGAACGCACCGGACTCCCCCGGGCCACCGCCCACCGCCTGGCCGCGGGCCTGGAGACGCACCGATTGCTCGCGCGCGACGGCGAGGGCCGGTGGCGGCTGGGTCCCGCGCTGACCGAACTCGCCGCCCACGTCAACGATCCGCTGCTGGCCGCCAGTGCGGCGGTACTGCCCGAACTGCGCGAGATCACCGGCGAGAGCGTGCAGTTGTACCGCCGCGAGGGCACCTCACGGATCTGCGTCGCCGCCCTGGAACCGCCCTCGGGCCTGCGCGACACGGTCCCGGTCGGGGCGCGGATGCCGATGACCGCCGGGTCGGGCGCCAAGGTGCTGCTGGCCTACAGCGATGCGGACACCCAACAGGCCGTGCTCTCGGAGGCCAAGTTCACCGACCGCGCCCTGGCCGAGGTGCGTAAGCGCGGTTGGGCGCAGAGCGCCGCCGAACGCGAACCCGGGGTGGCCAGCGTGTCGGCTCCGGTGCGCGACGCCAAGGGTGCGGTGATAGCGGCGATTTCGGTGTCCGGCCCCATCGACCGGATGGGCCGGCGCCCCGGCGTCCGGTGGGCCACCGACCTGCTCGCGGCGGCCGACGCGGTGACCCGCCGGCTCTAACGTCGGCGCAGCGCGTACCCCCCGGCCCCCACGGCCAGGACGAACACGCCGGCCAGCACGGCGGTGAGCGGAAGCGCGAATGCCAGTGCCAGACAGCCCGACATCCCGACCACCGGGATCACCCCGGCCGCCCGGCCGCCGCTGCCGCGCAGCGTGAACGCCGCGGCATTGGCGATCGCGTAGTAGACCAGCACCCCGAACGACGAGAATCCGATGGCGGCCCGCAGGTCGACCGTCGCCGCCAGCACGGCGACCACCGCGCCCACCGCGAGTTCGGCGCGGTGCGGCACGCCGAACCGAGGATGCACCGCGGCCAACGACGTTGGCAGATACCGGTCCCGCGCCATGGCCAAGACGGTGCGCGAAACCCCGAGCAGCAGCGCCAACAGCGAACCGACCGCGGCGATCACCGCCGTCGCCGCCACCACCGGCATCAGCGCCGGCGCGCCGGCCGCCTCGACCGCCGCCACCAGCGGGGCCGCCGAGGCCGCCAACCGTTGCGGGCCAAGCACGCTCAGCACCGCCACGGCGACGACGCCGTAGCAGAGCACCGCCACCGACAGGGCGATCAGGATCGCCCGTGGGATGACCCGGGTGGGCTCGCGCACCTCCTCGCCCAGGGTGGCGATACGGGCGTACCCGGCGAAGGCGAAGAACAACAGCGCCGCCGACTGCAGCACGCCCGGCACCGACGCGGGCGTTGCGGCCGCCGCCGGTTCCGCGCTGTGCCCCGACGTGAACACCGTCACCGCGACAGCGCCGAGCACCGTCAGCACGACGCCGACGATGACCCGGGTCACCAATGCCGACTTCTGCACGCCCAGGTAGTTGATCACCGTGACGACAATCACGGCCGCCACCGCAACGGCCTGCGGCGCGGCCGGCCATGCGTAATGGCCCACCGTCAGCGCGATGGCCGCACACGAGGCGATCTTGCCGACGACGAAGCCCCAGCCCGCCAGGTAGCCCCAGAAGTCACCGAGCCGTCGTCGGCCGTAGATGTAGGCGCCGCCGGAGACCGGGTACCGGATCGCAAGGCGCGCCGAGGAGATGGCGTTGCAGTAGGCGATGGCCGCCGCGAGGACCAACCCGATCAGCAACGCCGGGCCCGCGGCCCCGGCCGCGGGGGCCAGGGCGGCGAAGATGCCCGCCCCCAGCATTGCGCCCAGCCCGACCATGACGGCGTCGACGAGTCCTAGCCTGCGCGGCAAGCCAACTGGGCCCACGCGGTTGACCCTACTTCGCCGCTGGGCCCTATGCAGCGCGGCGACCTGACACACTGACGCGATGGGAACCAATCAACGCGCACAGATCGTCATGTCTGACGACGAGATCACCGAGTTCGTCGCCACCAGTCGCACCGGGACGCTGGCCACCGTCGGCCCCGACGGACAACCGCACCTGGTGGCCATGTGGTACGGGATCGTCGACGGCGAGATCTGGTTGGAGACCAAGATCAAGTCGCAGAAGGCGGTGAACCTGCGGCGCGATCCGCGGTTCACTTTCATGATCGAGGCCGGCGACACCTACGACAGCCTGCGCGGGGTGTCGTTCGAGGGGACCGTCGAGATCACCGACGACCCGGACACCATTCTGCGAGTGGGGATCAGCGTGTGGGAGCGCTACACCGGGCCCTACACCGAGGAGATGCGGCCCGCCGTCGACATGATGATGAACAAGCGGGTCGCTGTGCGGTTGGTCACCACGCGCACGCGGTCCTGGGATCACCGCAAGCTCGGAATGCCCGCGATGCCGTTGTCCGGGTCGACCGCGCCGCAGGGCTGAAGCCACGAGGCCCGGAGACCAAATCGGCCGGCCCAGATGGGCCGGCCGATGTATTGGTACCCCCGATGGGATTCGAACCCACGCTACCGCCGTGAGAGGGCGGCGTCCTAGGCCGCTAGACGACGGGGGCTAGAACTTCCGGAGGGTCAGCATAGCCGAACCTGTGCGGCTGACCTAATCCTGAAGAATCGCTTCGCTTCAGCTGGGGTACCAGGACTCGAACCTAGAATGGCTGAACCAGAATCAGCTGTGTTGCCAATTACACCATACCCCAATTTCGACCTATTTCCGCTGGTAGAAGTATCTTTCGACGACTTCACACCGTCCTCGGACGCCTCCGCACCAGCCGTCATGGGCCGACGAGCAGACTATCAAAGATTCTCGGGTGCAATTACCACCGGCCTCACTGGAGCCCGGCGCGCGCCGCCCGCAACCGCGCCAAGCTGCGGTCACGGCCCAGCAGTTGCATCGATTCGAACAGCGGCGGGCTCACCAGGGACCCGGTGATGGCCACCCGCACCGGTCCGAAGGCCTTACGCGGTTTGAGCTCCAGGCCGTCGATCAGGCTGGTCTTCAGCGCGGTCTCGATGCCCTCGGTGCTCCACTGCCCGAGCGCCTCCAGCGCGGCCACCGCGGCGTCGAGCACCGGTGCGGCAGCGGCGCCGAGTTCCTTGCCGGCCGCCTTGGGGTCGATCTCGTAGGAGCCGTCGCCGAAGAACTTCAGCAGGCCCCAGGCGTCGCCGAGCACCACGACCCGGGTCTGGACCAACGCGGCTGCCTCGGCGAAGCCGGCGTCGTCGAGCCCGGTGTCGTGGCCGTGGGCCTCGAAGTAGGCCCGTAGTCGCGCGGTGAAGTCGGCGGCGTCGAGCAGGCGGAGGTGTTCGGCGTTGAGCGCGTCGGCCTTCTTCTGGTCGAACCGGGCGGGGTTGGAGTTGACGTCGACGACGTCGAACGCGGCGATCATCTCCTCGATGGTGAAGATGTCGCGATCGTCGGCGATCGACCAGCCCAACAGGGCAAGGTAATTGAGCAGACCCTCCGGGATGAACCCGCGATCGCGGTGCAGGAACAGGTTGGACTGCGGATCGCGCTTGGATAGTTTCTTGTTGCCCTCGCCGAGCACCGGCGGCAGATGCGCGAACTGCGGGGTGGCCTCGGCGACCCCGATCCGGATCAGCGCCGCGTACAGCGCCAACTGCCGCGGTGTCGACGGCAGCAGGTCCTCGCCGCGCAGCACGTGGGTGATCTTCATCAGGGCGTCGTCGACGGGATTGACCAACGTGTACAACGGATCTCCGCTGCCGCGCGTCAGCGCGAAGTCGGGCACCGACCCGGCCGGGTAGGTGGTTTCGCCGCGCACCAGGTCATGCCAGCTCAGGTCGGTATCGGGCATCCGCAGCCGGACAACGGGTTTGCGGCCCTGCGCGCGGAAGCTCTCGCGCTGTTCCGCGGTGAGGTCGCGGTCGAAGTTGTCGTAGCCCAGCTTGGGATTGCGGCCGGCGGCGACGTGGCGCGCCTCGACCTCCTCGGCGGTGGAGTACGCCTCGTAGGCCTCCCCCGCCGCCAGCAGGCGCTCGATCACATCGAGGTAGATCTCCCGGCGCTGCGACTGCCGGTAGGGCCCGTACGGCCCGCCGACCTCGGGGCCCTCGTCCCAGTCCAGGCCCAGCCACCGCAGCGCGTCCAGCAGCGCCAGGTAGCTCTCCTCGCTGTCGCGGGCGGCGTCGGTGTCCTCGATGCGGAACACGAACGCGCCGCCGGTGTGGCGGGCGTAGGCCCAGTTGAACAGCGCGGTGCGGATCAGCCCGACGTGCGGGGTACCCGTCGGCGACGGACAGAACCGAACCCGGACAGCAGAATTGGTCGACATCACTTTCCTTTGCGCACAACGGGATTGGTCAGGGTGCCGATGCCCGAGACCGTGACGCTGACGGTGTCGCCGTCCTCGAGCGGACCGACCCCCTCGGGGGTGCCGGTCAGGATGAGGTCACCGGGCAGCAGGGTCATCACCGACGAGACCCACTCGATGATGGCGCCGATGTCGTGGATCATCAGCGCGGTGCTGGACTGCTGGCGCACCTGGCCGTTGACCTCGGTGCGCAACTCCAGGTCCGACGGGTCCAGATCGGTGACGATCCACGGGCCCACCGGGCAGAACGTGTCGTGCCCCTTGGCCCGGGTCCACTGCCCGTCGTGCTTCTGCTGATCGCGCGCGGACACGTCGTTGGCAATGGTGTAGCCCAGGATGTTCTCGGCCGCCCGCGCCGCGGGCACGTCCTTGCAGGGCCGGCCGATGACCGCGGCGAGTTCGCCCTCGTGGTGCACCGGGTTGGCGCCGGCGGGCAGCTGGATGGGCACGCCGGGGCCGACGATGGCGGTGTTGGGCTTGAGGAAGATCACCGGATCGTCCGGGGCCACACCACCCATCTCCGCGGCGTGGGCGGCGTAGTTCTTGCCCATGCAGATCACCTTGCTGGCCAGGATGGGGGCCAGCAGCCGGACGTCGGCCAGCGGCCAGGCCCGGCCGGTGAACGTCGGTGTGCCGAACGGATGTTCGGCAATTTCCTGGCAGGTTTCCTGGCCGGCATCCCCTTCGATACTGACGAAGGCGACGCCGTCTGGGCTGGCGATTCGACCTAGGCGCATTGGTCCAGCCTAGTCGGGGGACTCAGTCGGGCGTGCCGCTGACCCGGGGCGCGGTGACCATCGCCACCAGGAAGTTCTCCAGGTGCTCGCGGGTGATGTCGGGCTCGCCCTGCAGCCAGCCGGTGACGAGGTCGAAGCCCCCGGCGACCAGCGTCAGCGCCGCCAGGTCCAGGTCGGGGTCCAGGGCCTGCTGGCCGGCCAGCAGCGCGCGGCCCTGCTCGGCCATGATCTGCGCCAACGACTTGATCAGGTCGCGCCGCCGGGCGCGCAGACCCTCGGTGGCCTGCGAGCCGATGAGCAGCGGCCCGCGCCGGGGGTCCGCGGTCAGATGCCGCAGACCGGTCCCGATCGCGGCGCGCGCCCGCACCATCGGGTCCGGCGGATTCTGCGCGATCGCGGCCAGCATGACCGTCGAGGCCAGCGCAATCTGCTCGTCGAACAGCGCCAACAGCAATTCGTCTGTGGTGCGGAAGCTTTCGTAGAAGTACCGGTCGTTGAGCCGGGCGGCCGAGCACACCCCGCGGACGGTGATCCCGCCGACGCCGACCTCGCCCACCAACCCGAGCGCCGCGTCCATCAGGGCGGCCCGCCGCTTCGAGCGGCGCTCCCCGGAGGTGGCGCCGCCGTAGGTGCGCGCCCGCGTCGACATGACCTCGATTGTCGCACCCACTACCTTGACCGACCCCCCATTCTGGTGAAGACTGTCACCACATGGGCCCCACTCCCGAGAAGTTGCCGAATCCACCGGCGCTGACGGTATTCCCGTTCAGCCTGTTCATGCGCCTGCTGCCCGGCCAGGACGTGCGCGCGACGGCCCCGCAACGCGAGTCGTTCCGCCGCTTCGCCGACCTCGGCGATCCGCTGGCCGACGACCTCGTCGCGATGATCCAGCGCCTGCCCACCGGGCAGGGCCGGGCGATGTTCGAGACCGCCGTCGAGCAGGGCGTCGACGCGGTGCCGGATCCGCCCGAGGAGCTGGTGGCCTTCTTCGCCTCCGTCGACGACCAGCCGTACTGGCTCGACCACGACAAGCTGGAGTTGGCCGCGCGGGTCACCATGCGCACCGGCGTCGTCGGCATCGGCCTGGCGCTGCCCGGCTTGGCGCTCACCGGCGGGTATCTGGCATCCAAGGCCGACAAGCCCCTAGTGGGCACCGGCGATCTGCAGCGGATGGCGCCGCGGCGGCTCAACGAGACCGCCACCTGGTACATCGACGTGACCTCGCCGGGCGGGCTGGACCGCTTCGCCGACGGCTTCACCGGCACGCTGCGCGTGCGACTGATGCACGCCCTGGTGCGCGCGGCGATGAATCGGCGCGAGGACTGGGACTACGACAACTGGGACGCCCCGGTCAACCAGGTGCAACTGGCGGGCACGCTGATGCTGTTCTCGCTGGCCAACCTCGCCGGCTGCCAGGCCATGGGGATGCGGTTCTCCGATCGCGAGCGCGACGCGGTGTTCCACTTCTGGCGCTACGTGGGACTACTGATGGGCGTGCACCCCGAACTGGTCCCCACCTCGGAGGCCGACACCTGGCGGCTGTTCTGGCTCGAGGCCGACACCGAGTTCGAACCGGACGAGGACTCCTTCCTGCTGGCCCAGGCGCTGCACGCCGACCGCGACGAGGGCTGGGCGACCGAACTGGGACGCGCGTACCTGTCGTCCTACAGCCGACTGATCCTGGGCAAGACCAACGCCGACCGCCTCGGCTTGGTCGACAACAAGGGATTGCAGGCCGCGGTGCTGGCGACCTCGGCGCTCAACCGGGCCTTGGAATATCGCCGCCTGCTGCCCGGAATGACCTGGCTCAGTGAGGAATTGGGGCAGCGGGCCCGCAAGGGACTGGTGTCGCGCGGACTGATGGAGACCGGCGGCGACCGCAGCTACGGCCGCCACGATCAGCTCGCCGCGACGGGATAGCCACCTGCCGTTCACCTGCGGTACCCGAACCGCTCATCTGGGCCCGCCACGCTCAGCGGCGCTGACGCGCGACAACTTGGAGGCTGCAACGTGGCAAGAGCGAAGGTGGGACCGACCCTGGCAGCGATGAGCGCGGTGGCGCTCGTGGCGGCCGCCTGTTCCTCCGGTGAACCGGAACCGGAACCGGACCCGCGACCGGCAGCCCCCCTCGCCACCTCGCCCATCGACTGGAACCTGCCGGCCGCCGAGCGCTATCACCGGCTGGCCACCTACCCCGTCTACCTCAACCGTCCGCCCGCCGAACCCGCCGAGACCGAGACCGTCGCGGAGATCTCGGCGGTCACCGAGGACGGCAACACCGTCATCTACACCGACGCCACCGCCAAGCGGGTGGGATTCGTCGACATCACCGATCCGGCCAACCCAGCGGGCCGGGGCACCCTGTCGCTGGCCGAACTCGGCAACGCCGACGATCAGCCCACCTCGGTGGCCGTGGCCGGCGAGCACCTCATCGTCGTCGTCGACACCACCGGCGGGGATTTCGCCAACCCGTCGGGTCGCATCGACGTGGTGCGCATCGCCGATCGCAGCCGCGTGCACAGCATCGACCTTGGCGGACAACCGGATTCGATCGCGGTCAGCCCCGACGGGTCGTTCGCCGCGATCGCCGTCGAGAACCAGCGCGACGAGGAGTTCACCCCGGACGGGGGCGACGAGGGCGACCTGCCCCAGCCGCCAACAGGATTCGTCACCATCGTCGACCTCGACGGCGCACCGCAGGACTGGTCGGCCCGCAAGGTCGAATTCGACGTCGAGGCTGCCCGCGCGGCCGGCCTGGACACGCCAGCGGACCTCGAACCCGAGTACGTCGCCGTCAACTCGCGCGGCCAGATCGCGGTGACCCTGCAGGAGAACAACGGCATCGCCGTCATCGACGGCCCGACCGGTGAGGTCCGCTCGATCTTCTCCGCCGGCACCCAGTCGGTCGAGGGCATCGACACCGCCGAGGACGGCACCATCGACCAGACCGGCTCCATCACCGACACCCCGCGGGAACCGGACGCGATCGCCTGGGCCGACGACACCCACGTCGCGACCGCCAACGAGGGCGACTGGAAGGGCGGCACCCGCGGCTGGACCGTGTTCGACACCACCACCGGCGAGGTGGTCTGGGACGCGGGTAGCTCGTTCTCCGAACTGGCCGTGCTGACCGGGCTGCACATCGAGAGCCGCGCCGAGGCCAAGGGCCCGGAGCCCGAGGGCCTCGCGGTCACCGAGATCGACGGGCGCCCGGTGGCGCTGGTGGGCTCCGAGCGCAGCAACTTCGTCGCGGTCTACGACATCAGCGACGTCACCGAGCCGGTGTTCCGCCAGGTCCTGCCGGCCACCAACGGCCCCGAAGGGCTGCTGCCGGTCCCCCAGCGCGACCTGTTCGTCATCGCCTCCGAGGCCGACGACGCCGAGGCCCGAATCCGCGCCGCCGTCACCGTTTACGGCTACGGCGAACAGTTCGAGGCCGACGGCGGGGTGCCCCCGTTCCCGTCGATCGTCTCCGGTGCCGTCGACGGCGTGCCGATCGGCTGGGGCGCGCTCGGCGCGCTGAGCGCCGACCCGTCGGACGAGAACCGGCTCTTCACCGCGACCGACGACGCCTACGGGCCCGCACGGGTGCTCGGCGTGGACGTTTCGGTGACGCCGGCGCTGATCGACCGCGAGATTGTCATCACCGACGACGGCGAGCCCGTCACCCTGGACATCGAGGGGCTGGCCGCGCACCCCGACGGCGGGTTCTACCTGGCCGTGGAGGGCTCCGAGGGCGCGGACAACGAACTGGTGCGGGTGGCCGCCGACGGTGCGATCAGCGAGCGGATCGCGCTGCCGGCCGACATCGCCGACGCGTTGGGCAGCCAGGGCCTCGAAGGGGTCGCGGTCGACGGCGACACCGTCTGGGTCGCGCTGCAGCGCGAACTGTCCACCGACCCGGCGGGCATCGCCCGGATCGGCAAGTACACCGCCGAGACCAGTGAATGGCAGTGGTATGGCTACCAACTGGAGACCACCGAGCATCCGGACGACTGGATCGGCCTGTCCGAGATCGTCGTGCACGACGGCGCCCTGCTGCTCGTCGAGCGCGACAAGCTCAATGGCCCGGACGCCCGCGTGAAGGCGCTCTACTCCGTGGCGATCCCCACCGACGCCGGGGTCACCGGCGCCGACGAGCAACCGCAGGTGCTGACCAAGACCTTGGCGCGCGACCTGCTGCCGGATCTGCGCGCCACCAACGGCTGGGTGCAGGAGAAGGTCGAGGGCGCCGCCGTGGCCGGCAACGGGAAGCTGTACGTGGTCACCGACAACGACGGCCTCGATGACGCCTCCGGCGAGACGGTGTTCCTGGAGATGATGGCACCATAGCCGGGTGACCGACGGCGATATCAGCACGAGGCGCCGTTGGTCGATGCTGGTGATCGCGTTGGCCGCGACGCTGTTCGCCAACGTCTTCATCAATGGCACCGCCTTCCTGATCCCGACGCTGCACAGCGAACGCGGGCTGGACTTCGCCCAGGCCGGCCTGATGGTCGCGATGCCCAGCTTCGGGATGGTGGTGACGCTGCTGGCGTGGGGCTACGTGGTGGACCGCATCGGCGAGCGGTTCGTGCTGGCCGCCGGTTCGGCGCTGACCGCGGCCGCCGCCCTGGGGGCCGCGTCAGTCGATTCGCTGCCCGCGGTCGCGGTGTTCCTGTTCCTCGGCGGCATGGCGGCGGCCAGCAGCAACACCGCCAGCGCGCGGGTGGTGGTGGGCTGGTTCCCGCCGCATCAGCGCGGGCTGGTCATGGGCATCCGGCAGACCGCCCAACCGCTCGGGGTGGCGTTGGGCGCCTTGGTGATTCCCCAGCTCGCCGAGTCCCGCGGGGTTTCGGCGGCGTTGCTGTTCCCGGCCGGGGTGTGCGCGCTGGCCGCGGTGATCACCGCCGTCGGGGTGCTCGATCCCCCGCGCCCGCCGCGCGCCGAGGCGCACCACACCGAACTCGCGAACCCCTACCGGGGATCGTCCACGCTGTGGCGGATCCACGTCGTCTCGGTGCTACTGGTCATCCCGCAGTCGCTGGTGTGGACCTTCACCCTGGTGTGGCTGATGGCCGACCGCGGATGGTCGGCAGCCTCGGCGGGCGCCATCGTGACCGTCGCCCAGATCCTCGGCGCCGCAGGGCGAATCGCCGCCGGCCGCTGGTCGGACATCGTCGGCTCGCGGCTGGGCCCGGTCCGCATCATCGCGTTCGCGGCCGGGGTGTCGATGGGACTGCTCGCCCTGACCGATCACCTGGGCTCGTCGTGGGCCATCGCGATCATGATGGTGGCCTCGACCGTGACGGTCTCCGACAACGGCC
It encodes the following:
- a CDS encoding MFS transporter, giving the protein MLVIALAATLFANVFINGTAFLIPTLHSERGLDFAQAGLMVAMPSFGMVVTLLAWGYVVDRIGERFVLAAGSALTAAAALGAASVDSLPAVAVFLFLGGMAAASSNTASARVVVGWFPPHQRGLVMGIRQTAQPLGVALGALVIPQLAESRGVSAALLFPAGVCALAAVITAVGVLDPPRPPRAEAHHTELANPYRGSSTLWRIHVVSVLLVIPQSLVWTFTLVWLMADRGWSAASAGAIVTVAQILGAAGRIAAGRWSDIVGSRLGPVRIIAFAAGVSMGLLALTDHLGSSWAIAIMMVASTVTVSDNGLAFTAIAEIAGPFWSGRALGMQNTAQLFTTGVVPPAFGALIGVAGFPVAFAVCALFPLLAMPLVPVDEDPLR